One part of the Truepera radiovictrix DSM 17093 genome encodes these proteins:
- a CDS encoding FAD-binding domain-containing protein, with protein sequence MPHCEPVNLVWFKRDLRVADHAPLREAARRGAVLCLYVYEPEVYGAETFSGAHLELLNQSLLSLEAELAARGGRLVFRVGEMPAVLEALHRDLPLAALYAHEETGDWASFERDRRVRAWARSRGVPFYEFPSAGVVRGARLPPPARLVAPAAVPAERFRTPWELGLAPSPQNLPTAGEAAARAALESFLTVRGRGYLGGISSPERALRYASRLSPYLALGNLSVRQVFAASARRRLELRAHLGAGSRFERALLAFETRLRWRDAFIQKLEWYPRTEFENLNRGFDGMREGLPEVLARERLEAFAAGRTGYPMVDACMRALQAGGWLNFRMRALLVSFACYHLWLDWRPVGRLLARGWLDYEPGIHWPQLQMQSGVTGVHAPRIYSPAKQARDHDPTGAFIRRWVPELAGLPTHDLAEPWAAPPLVQTMLGCVVGKHYPAPIVDPKAAYAEARRTLGAWRARDEVRREAARLRAENGWEEVPTRPSA encoded by the coding sequence GTGCCCCACTGCGAGCCCGTCAACCTCGTCTGGTTTAAGCGCGACCTGCGCGTCGCCGACCACGCCCCGCTGCGCGAGGCGGCGCGGCGGGGCGCGGTGCTCTGCCTCTACGTCTACGAACCGGAGGTGTACGGGGCTGAGACCTTTAGCGGGGCGCACCTAGAGCTCCTCAACCAGTCGCTCCTCAGCCTCGAGGCCGAGCTCGCCGCGCGCGGCGGGCGCCTCGTCTTCCGCGTCGGCGAGATGCCGGCGGTCTTGGAGGCGCTGCACCGCGACCTGCCCCTAGCGGCCCTCTACGCCCACGAGGAGACGGGCGACTGGGCGAGCTTTGAGCGAGACCGGCGGGTGCGGGCGTGGGCGCGCTCGCGCGGGGTGCCGTTTTACGAGTTCCCCTCCGCGGGCGTCGTGCGCGGTGCCAGGCTCCCGCCGCCCGCACGGCTTGTCGCGCCCGCGGCGGTTCCCGCTGAGCGCTTCCGCACCCCCTGGGAGCTGGGGCTCGCGCCGAGCCCACAAAACCTCCCGACGGCGGGGGAGGCGGCCGCTCGGGCGGCGCTGGAGAGCTTTTTGACGGTGCGGGGGCGCGGCTACCTGGGCGGCATCTCGAGCCCGGAGCGGGCGCTTCGCTACGCCTCGAGGCTGAGCCCCTACCTCGCCCTGGGCAACCTCTCGGTGCGGCAGGTGTTTGCCGCGAGCGCGCGGCGGCGCCTCGAGCTGCGTGCTCACCTCGGCGCGGGGAGCCGCTTCGAGCGCGCCTTGCTGGCCTTTGAAACGCGGCTGCGCTGGCGCGACGCCTTTATCCAGAAGCTCGAGTGGTACCCCCGCACCGAGTTCGAGAACCTCAACCGCGGCTTCGACGGGATGCGCGAGGGATTGCCGGAGGTGCTGGCGCGGGAGCGCCTGGAGGCTTTTGCAGCGGGGAGAACGGGCTACCCGATGGTGGACGCGTGCATGCGGGCGCTCCAGGCGGGCGGTTGGCTCAACTTCCGCATGCGTGCCCTTTTGGTCTCGTTTGCCTGCTACCACCTCTGGCTCGACTGGCGCCCGGTCGGTCGGCTGCTGGCGCGTGGCTGGCTCGACTACGAACCCGGCATCCACTGGCCGCAGCTGCAGATGCAGTCGGGGGTCACGGGGGTGCACGCGCCGCGCATCTACTCGCCCGCCAAACAGGCCCGCGACCACGACCCCACGGGCGCCTTTATCCGCCGCTGGGTGCCGGAGCTCGCGGGGCTGCCGACGCACGACCTCGCCGAACCGTGGGCGGCGCCGCCCTTGGTGCAGACCATGCTCGGGTGCGTCGTCGGCAAGCACTACCCCGCGCCGATCGTCGACCCCAAAGCGGCCTACGCCGAAGCGCGGCGGACGTTGGGGGCGTGGCGCGCGCGCGACGAGGTGCGGCGGGAGGCGGCGCGGCTCAGGGCCGAAAACGGGTGGGAGGAGGTGCCGACGCGGCCTAGCGCTTAG
- a CDS encoding ABC transporter ATP-binding protein: MQGIVKRFPLVLANDHVTFEVAWGEVHALIGENGAGKSTLMKILGGVQEPDEGQIIVDGQRVRVASAKDAFKLGIGMVHQHFMLIEPLSVTENLVLGAEPHLGPSLDLRTARRKTRELITRFGFDIDPDARIESLPVGLQQQVEILKTLYRGARILIMDEPTAVLTPQETRGLFAFIREFAAAGNAVVFISHKLDEVMAICDRMSVMRDGKMIGTVRREETDQRRLANMMVGREVLLRVDKRPATPKEVRLEVRNVTLRNPGKDKPVLQNVSFSLRAGEILGVAGIEGNGQSELVESLTGLRAVDEGQILINGRDLTREGARRVREAGVSHIPEDRNERGLVGPFSAAMNSVLGDAYRPPFSRFGFLQEGAIRAHAERLIRAYDVRPASTEVSAQSYSGGNAQKLIVARELERGPQILIASQPTRGVDIGAIEFIHKQIVAARDRGLAVLLVSADLSEVMSLSDRILVLFEGQVMGELTQEEATAERLGLMMAGSKGGEGGEPDAVARGYEGAARELHE, from the coding sequence ATGCAGGGGATCGTCAAGCGCTTTCCGTTGGTGCTCGCTAATGACCACGTCACCTTCGAGGTGGCGTGGGGTGAGGTGCACGCGCTTATCGGGGAGAACGGGGCGGGTAAGAGCACCTTGATGAAGATCCTGGGGGGCGTGCAAGAGCCCGACGAGGGGCAGATCATCGTAGACGGCCAGCGCGTGCGCGTCGCGAGCGCCAAAGACGCCTTCAAGCTGGGGATCGGGATGGTGCACCAGCACTTTATGCTGATCGAACCCTTAAGCGTCACCGAGAACCTGGTGCTCGGCGCGGAGCCGCACCTCGGGCCGAGCCTGGACCTGCGTACGGCGCGGCGCAAGACGCGCGAGCTCATCACGCGCTTCGGCTTCGACATCGACCCGGACGCGCGGATCGAGTCGCTACCGGTCGGGTTGCAGCAGCAGGTCGAGATCCTTAAAACGCTCTACCGCGGGGCGCGCATCCTCATCATGGACGAGCCGACCGCCGTGCTGACGCCGCAGGAGACGCGCGGGCTCTTCGCCTTTATCCGCGAGTTCGCCGCTGCGGGCAACGCGGTCGTCTTTATCTCGCACAAGCTCGACGAGGTCATGGCGATCTGCGACCGGATGAGCGTGATGCGCGACGGCAAGATGATCGGCACCGTGAGGCGTGAGGAGACCGACCAGCGGCGGCTCGCCAACATGATGGTCGGGCGCGAGGTGCTTTTGCGGGTCGACAAGCGCCCCGCGACGCCCAAAGAGGTGCGGCTCGAGGTGCGAAACGTCACGCTGCGCAACCCCGGCAAGGACAAACCGGTGTTGCAAAACGTCTCGTTTTCGCTGCGCGCCGGCGAGATCCTGGGCGTCGCGGGGATCGAGGGCAACGGGCAGTCCGAGCTCGTCGAAAGCCTTACGGGGTTGCGCGCGGTCGACGAGGGGCAGATTCTCATCAACGGGCGCGACCTCACCCGTGAGGGGGCGCGGCGCGTGCGCGAGGCGGGGGTGTCGCACATCCCCGAAGACCGCAACGAGCGCGGGCTCGTCGGCCCCTTTAGCGCCGCCATGAATAGCGTGTTGGGCGACGCCTACCGCCCCCCCTTCAGCCGCTTCGGCTTTTTGCAAGAGGGGGCGATTCGCGCCCACGCCGAAAGGCTGATTCGCGCCTACGACGTGCGCCCGGCGTCGACCGAGGTGAGCGCGCAGAGCTACTCGGGCGGCAACGCGCAAAAGCTCATCGTCGCGCGCGAGCTCGAGCGGGGTCCACAGATCCTCATCGCCTCGCAGCCGACGCGCGGGGTCGACATCGGCGCCATCGAGTTTATCCACAAGCAGATCGTCGCCGCGCGCGACCGCGGGCTCGCGGTGCTCCTCGTCTCGGCCGACCTCAGCGAGGTCATGAGCCTTTCAGACCGCATCTTGGTGCTCTTCGAGGGCCAGGTCATGGGGGAGCTCACGCAGGAGGAGGCGACAGCGGAGCGGCTCGGGCTCATGATGGCGGGCTCCAAAGGCGGCGAGGGGGGCGAACCCGACGCCGTCGCGCGGGGCTACGAGGGCGCGGCGCGGGAGCTGCACGAGTAG
- a CDS encoding glycoside hydrolase family 15 protein yields MSQTTKTERDAPADVPSYVKHHQEPYREGVKPDYAPLRYLDGYLPIEDHGLIGDLATAALVGRDGAITWFCAPFFDSPPIFAGILDHQRGGHFTVAPEGLETARQYYVEDSGVLVTEMTCPGGVVRLTDALTFRAGADLAEGTPVERNELLRCVTVLEGTVRLKVACRPRGGAKAEKRSGGLRVHLNDRPDEHLHLLCSRPLEGLESTFELAAGDEFYLRLTWGTPPHRYQPLEPSEVLESTVASWRRWLETFSYEGLQQDLVRRSAITLKMLDYSRSGAIVAAPTSSLPETLGGERNWDYRYAWVRDAAFSVYALRRVGFPHEARGFLGWVLDAVERHNGPKILYTVEGDLPPEEVEDAELEGYRKSPPVRWYNGAADQIQHDVYGEIIDCAYLWAMAGGEIDMPLWEKLRELIETAREAWKTPDQGIWEVRSSGRHFTYSVAMCHVALDRGARLAQRYGLPGDIEGWRKEAETIREAILGGAWNEELGAITEHLEGDGGLDASLLTLPMRRVVPAEHPKMVATTEAVVKTLGTDGDAHGQGLIYRYLPEKSPDGLAGEEGAFVLCSFWVVDNLAYQGRLEEAEALYNALCARANHLGLMSEQIDPHTGLFLGNFPQAFSHIGIMTSGVNLMQQKRKREAAQGA; encoded by the coding sequence ATGAGCCAGACCACCAAGACAGAGCGCGACGCCCCCGCGGACGTCCCCTCGTACGTCAAGCACCACCAAGAGCCCTACAGGGAGGGCGTCAAACCCGACTACGCGCCGCTACGCTACCTAGACGGCTACCTGCCGATCGAGGACCACGGCCTTATCGGCGACCTCGCCACGGCCGCCCTCGTGGGGCGCGACGGCGCGATCACCTGGTTTTGCGCCCCCTTCTTCGACTCCCCCCCCATCTTCGCCGGCATCTTGGACCACCAGCGGGGTGGCCACTTCACCGTCGCCCCCGAGGGGTTGGAGACGGCGCGGCAGTACTACGTCGAGGACTCGGGCGTGTTGGTCACCGAGATGACCTGCCCGGGCGGGGTGGTGCGGCTCACCGACGCGCTGACCTTTCGCGCCGGCGCCGACCTCGCCGAGGGGACGCCGGTCGAGCGCAACGAGCTGCTGCGCTGCGTCACCGTACTGGAGGGCACCGTCCGGCTCAAGGTGGCGTGCCGACCGCGGGGGGGCGCGAAGGCGGAGAAGCGCAGCGGCGGTCTGCGGGTGCACCTCAACGACCGCCCCGACGAGCACCTGCACCTGCTCTGCTCGAGGCCGCTCGAAGGGCTGGAGAGCACCTTCGAGCTCGCCGCAGGCGACGAGTTCTACCTCCGTCTCACCTGGGGGACCCCGCCGCACCGCTACCAACCGCTCGAGCCGAGCGAGGTGCTAGAGAGCACCGTGGCGTCGTGGCGGCGCTGGCTGGAGACCTTTTCGTACGAGGGGCTGCAACAAGACCTCGTGCGCCGCTCGGCGATCACCCTCAAGATGCTCGACTACAGCCGCTCGGGGGCGATCGTCGCCGCGCCCACCTCGTCGCTCCCCGAGACGCTGGGCGGCGAGCGCAACTGGGACTACCGCTACGCCTGGGTGCGCGACGCGGCCTTTTCGGTCTACGCGCTGCGGCGCGTCGGCTTCCCCCACGAGGCGCGCGGCTTTCTGGGGTGGGTGCTCGACGCCGTCGAACGGCATAACGGCCCCAAGATCCTCTACACCGTCGAGGGCGACCTGCCCCCCGAAGAGGTCGAGGACGCGGAGCTCGAGGGCTACCGCAAGTCCCCCCCCGTGCGCTGGTATAACGGCGCCGCCGACCAGATCCAACACGACGTCTACGGTGAGATCATCGACTGCGCCTACCTCTGGGCGATGGCCGGCGGCGAGATCGACATGCCGTTGTGGGAGAAGCTGCGCGAACTCATCGAAACGGCGCGCGAGGCGTGGAAGACGCCCGACCAGGGCATCTGGGAGGTGCGCAGCAGCGGGCGGCACTTTACCTACTCGGTGGCCATGTGCCACGTCGCGCTCGACCGCGGCGCGCGCCTGGCGCAGCGCTACGGGCTGCCGGGGGACATCGAGGGGTGGCGCAAGGAGGCCGAGACCATCCGCGAGGCGATCCTTGGGGGCGCCTGGAACGAGGAGCTCGGCGCGATCACCGAGCACTTAGAGGGCGACGGCGGTCTCGACGCGAGCCTCCTGACGCTCCCCATGCGCCGCGTCGTGCCCGCCGAGCACCCCAAAATGGTCGCCACCACCGAGGCCGTGGTCAAGACCCTCGGCACCGACGGCGACGCGCACGGGCAGGGCCTCATCTACCGCTACCTCCCCGAAAAGTCGCCCGACGGCCTCGCGGGCGAGGAGGGTGCCTTCGTCCTCTGCTCGTTCTGGGTGGTCGACAACCTCGCCTACCAGGGGCGTTTGGAGGAGGCCGAGGCGCTCTACAACGCGCTCTGCGCGCGGGCGAACCACCTGGGGCTGATGTCGGAGCAGATCGACCCGCATACGGGCCTCTTCCTCGGCAACTTCCCGCAGGCGTTCTCGCACATCGGCATCATGACGAGCGGCGTCAACCTCATGCAGCAAAAGCGCAAACGCGAGGCCGCTCAGGGTGCCTAG
- a CDS encoding glucose-6-phosphate dehydrogenase, whose amino-acid sequence MPSGATRVAILGADGDLTARLLLPALAELVEAGRCGPLEILGVGLGPYTTESFRERAAPWLKERAPSVSEASRTRLLHALHYTRGDVTDAAVLGGALAPERGPLVVYLALPPAVFAPAVRALVASGVTGESRVVVEKPHGQDLASTRALNRLLHAHFPEAHLFRMDHFLGKQTVQNVLGLRFANRLFEPLWNAQHVARVEVRWDETLTLEGRANYYDRAGALVDMLQNHLLQLAALVGMEPPRTLGERDLRDKKLEFLRAVRSLSPQEVRAQTVRARYGAGRVGERAVPSYEDEDGVKPERGTETFAQVALWVDNWRWAGVPFVLRSGKALGSDRHEIAVHFREVPFLAFGQPEHPTCNVLRLGFNPDRLDLSLNLNGAGDPFELEGAELGLTLAPQRPSAYARLLQDILEGDPALSIRADEAEEAWRIVTPILEAWRADEVPMQEYPAGGTFEP is encoded by the coding sequence GTGCCTAGCGGGGCGACGCGCGTCGCTATTTTGGGAGCGGACGGCGACCTGACGGCGCGGCTCCTGCTGCCGGCGCTCGCCGAACTCGTCGAAGCGGGCCGCTGCGGCCCGCTCGAGATCCTCGGCGTCGGTTTGGGACCCTACACCACCGAGAGCTTTCGCGAGCGCGCCGCGCCCTGGCTCAAAGAGCGGGCACCGAGCGTCAGCGAGGCGAGCCGCACCCGGCTTCTGCACGCGCTGCACTACACCCGGGGCGACGTCACCGACGCGGCGGTGCTTGGGGGGGCGCTGGCACCCGAACGGGGTCCGCTGGTCGTCTACTTGGCGCTCCCCCCGGCGGTGTTCGCGCCGGCCGTTCGCGCCCTCGTCGCGAGCGGCGTCACGGGCGAGAGCCGCGTGGTGGTCGAAAAACCCCACGGCCAGGACCTCGCCTCCACGCGGGCGCTCAACCGGCTGCTGCACGCACACTTCCCCGAAGCGCACCTCTTTCGCATGGACCACTTTCTGGGCAAACAGACGGTGCAGAACGTGCTCGGGCTGCGCTTCGCCAACCGCCTCTTCGAACCCCTCTGGAACGCGCAGCACGTGGCGCGCGTCGAGGTGCGCTGGGACGAGACCTTGACCTTAGAGGGCCGCGCCAACTACTACGACCGCGCGGGGGCGCTCGTCGACATGCTGCAAAACCACCTTCTGCAGCTTGCGGCGCTCGTCGGGATGGAACCGCCGCGGACCCTGGGCGAGCGCGACCTGCGCGACAAAAAGCTCGAGTTCTTGCGCGCCGTGCGCTCCCTGAGCCCACAGGAGGTGCGCGCCCAGACCGTGCGCGCCCGCTACGGTGCCGGTCGGGTCGGCGAGCGCGCGGTGCCCAGCTACGAGGACGAGGACGGGGTGAAGCCGGAGCGCGGCACCGAGACCTTCGCCCAAGTCGCGCTGTGGGTGGACAACTGGCGCTGGGCGGGCGTGCCCTTCGTGCTGCGCTCGGGCAAGGCGCTCGGCAGTGACCGCCACGAGATCGCCGTGCACTTTCGCGAGGTCCCCTTCTTGGCCTTCGGACAGCCCGAACACCCCACGTGCAACGTCTTGCGCCTCGGCTTCAACCCCGACCGTTTGGACCTCAGCCTCAACCTCAACGGCGCGGGCGACCCCTTCGAGCTAGAAGGTGCCGAGTTGGGCTTGACGCTCGCCCCGCAGCGGCCGAGCGCCTACGCGCGGCTTTTGCAAGACATCTTGGAGGGCGACCCCGCGCTGTCGATCCGCGCCGACGAGGCCGAGGAGGCGTGGCGCATCGTGACGCCGATTCTAGAGGCGTGGCGCGCGGACGAGGTGCCGATGCAGGAGTATCCGGCGGGGGGGACGTTCGAGCCGTGA
- a CDS encoding GNAT family N-acetyltransferase has product MRITYLPDEAVDEALDAELRTLLTRCFGGAFRSKRYHFEMPQHRWLAFDEDALAAHVAVHDKTFACGERAVPFIGVAEVCVAPPYRGRGLVKALLKEAEAHFRKGPFAILLGDLKVYGSSGYRPVHNVYFPFEDATKPQPGVLVKPLRSEVWPEGRVTIEGPLF; this is encoded by the coding sequence GTGCGGATAACTTACCTACCCGACGAAGCGGTAGACGAAGCGCTAGACGCCGAACTCCGGACGCTCCTCACCCGCTGCTTTGGAGGGGCGTTCAGGTCCAAACGCTACCACTTCGAGATGCCGCAACACCGCTGGCTCGCCTTCGATGAGGACGCGCTCGCCGCACACGTCGCCGTCCACGACAAGACGTTTGCGTGTGGTGAGCGCGCAGTTCCCTTTATCGGCGTCGCCGAGGTCTGCGTCGCCCCGCCCTACAGGGGGCGCGGCTTGGTCAAAGCGTTACTTAAGGAGGCCGAAGCGCACTTTCGTAAGGGGCCCTTCGCCATCCTCTTGGGCGATCTGAAGGTGTACGGCTCGAGCGGCTACCGCCCGGTTCACAACGTCTACTTCCCCTTTGAAGACGCCACAAAACCGCAGCCCGGCGTGCTCGTCAAGCCGCTACGCTCCGAAGTGTGGCCCGAGGGGCGCGTCACCATCGAGGGGCCGCTCTTCTGA
- the metX gene encoding homoserine O-acetyltransferase MetX — translation MTRTLIHETWGDHAALLARSASAPSGSVGVVQPQVAVVATPDDPLRLEYGGVLEHVSVTYETYGELNAARDNAVLLCHALTGSAQAAGVHPSAPGQREVPGWWDPLIGPGKAIDTRTHFVLCSNVLGGCYGTTGPSSVDPATGAPYRLAFPRYTVRDMVAVQRRLLGTLGVESLKAVIGGSMGGMQVLEWAASYPECVRSFVAIAVGARHSAWAIGLNEVARRAITSDPAWMGGDYPVGTQPEAGLGLARAVAMLSYRSVESLEAKFGRERVSQTRELLAPSFEIESYLAYQGVKLVRRFDANTYLYLTRAMDDFDLAEGRGRLKDVLKRLTMPALVMGIDSDVLYPEREQRELVAGLPNAEYARVRSPHGHDAFLIEFPQLAARLRRFLASLE, via the coding sequence GTGACGCGCACCCTGATCCACGAGACCTGGGGCGACCACGCGGCGCTCCTCGCGCGCTCGGCGAGCGCCCCGAGCGGGAGCGTGGGGGTGGTGCAGCCGCAAGTCGCCGTGGTCGCTACCCCCGACGACCCGCTGCGGCTCGAGTACGGCGGCGTCTTGGAGCACGTCAGCGTCACCTATGAGACCTACGGCGAGCTGAACGCCGCGCGCGACAACGCCGTTTTGCTCTGCCACGCCCTGACCGGCTCCGCGCAGGCGGCCGGGGTGCACCCCTCGGCGCCGGGGCAGCGCGAGGTGCCGGGGTGGTGGGACCCGCTTATCGGCCCGGGCAAAGCCATCGACACGCGCACGCACTTCGTACTTTGCAGCAACGTGCTCGGCGGGTGCTACGGGACGACCGGCCCGAGCAGCGTCGACCCCGCTACGGGCGCGCCCTACCGCCTCGCTTTCCCGCGCTACACCGTGCGCGACATGGTCGCGGTGCAGCGGCGGCTTTTGGGCACCCTGGGGGTCGAGAGCCTGAAAGCCGTGATCGGCGGGAGCATGGGCGGGATGCAGGTGCTCGAGTGGGCCGCGTCGTACCCCGAGTGCGTGCGCAGCTTTGTCGCCATCGCCGTCGGCGCGCGGCACTCGGCGTGGGCGATCGGCCTCAACGAGGTCGCCCGGCGCGCCATTACGAGCGACCCCGCGTGGATGGGGGGGGACTACCCGGTCGGCACGCAGCCCGAGGCGGGGCTCGGGCTGGCGCGGGCCGTGGCCATGCTCTCGTACCGCTCGGTGGAGTCGCTAGAGGCCAAGTTTGGCCGCGAACGCGTGTCGCAGACGCGCGAGCTGCTCGCCCCGAGCTTCGAGATCGAGTCCTACCTCGCCTACCAAGGGGTCAAGCTGGTGCGGCGCTTCGACGCCAACACCTACCTCTACCTGACGCGCGCGATGGACGACTTCGACCTCGCCGAGGGCCGCGGCCGCCTCAAGGACGTGCTCAAGCGCCTCACCATGCCCGCCTTGGTGATGGGTATCGACTCGGACGTGCTCTACCCCGAGCGCGAGCAGCGCGAGCTGGTCGCGGGGCTGCCGAACGCCGAGTACGCGCGCGTGCGCTCGCCACACGGCCACGACGCCTTTTTGATCGAGTTTCCGCAGCTAGCGGCGCGGCTGAGGCGGTTTTTGGCGTCTCTAGAGTAA
- a CDS encoding O-acetylhomoserine aminocarboxypropyltransferase/cysteine synthase family protein, whose product MSAETASTKAERGAASAALTPDLPTASETVGGEEEGTAELHFDTLSVHAGQLPDPVTGARAVPIYATSSYTFRSAEHAARLFAGEALSDAHGNQYGRMHNPTVDVFVRRLMALEGAAGGLALASGQAATTATMLALARPGAHLVVSNECFGGTFSVVRKLLEPWGVRVSTVAPTPEAVGEALAQHPESTVGVWVETIANPSGSVPDLAAIAERCRAARVPFVVDNTWGCGGYLCRPFDKGADIVVHSATKWIGGHGTFVGGAVLEAGRFDWTDPKFPAFTQPDGRGRTYVSRAPKAAFTLRAYDLGLFTMGMTLSPYAASLALQGLETLPLRVERACATALKLARWLERQGAVTRVLYPGLESHPSHAVAARTLRHGFGAVLSFELASEAQARRFLDRVRLASHLANIGDAKTVVIHPWTTTHASLPESARRAAGVTPELVRVSVGLEAPADLEADFLRALSG is encoded by the coding sequence GTGAGCGCCGAGACCGCGAGCACCAAGGCCGAGCGCGGCGCCGCTAGCGCCGCGCTCACCCCCGACCTGCCCACCGCCAGCGAGACGGTCGGGGGTGAGGAGGAGGGGACTGCCGAGCTGCACTTTGACACCCTGAGCGTCCACGCTGGGCAGCTGCCCGACCCGGTGACGGGGGCGCGGGCCGTGCCCATCTACGCCACCAGCTCGTACACCTTTAGGAGCGCCGAGCACGCCGCTCGGCTCTTCGCCGGGGAAGCCCTGAGCGACGCGCACGGCAACCAGTACGGCCGGATGCACAACCCCACGGTCGACGTCTTCGTGCGGCGGCTTATGGCGCTCGAGGGCGCCGCGGGGGGGCTCGCGCTCGCCTCGGGGCAGGCCGCGACGACCGCGACGATGTTGGCGCTCGCGCGCCCGGGGGCGCACCTGGTCGTCTCCAACGAGTGCTTCGGCGGGACCTTTAGTGTGGTGCGCAAACTTTTAGAGCCGTGGGGGGTGCGCGTCTCGACGGTCGCCCCGACGCCCGAGGCGGTCGGCGAGGCGCTCGCGCAGCACCCCGAGAGCACGGTCGGGGTGTGGGTCGAGACGATCGCCAACCCGAGCGGGTCGGTGCCGGACCTCGCGGCTATCGCCGAGCGCTGCCGCGCGGCGCGGGTGCCCTTTGTCGTGGACAACACCTGGGGCTGCGGCGGTTACCTCTGCCGCCCGTTTGACAAGGGCGCCGACATCGTCGTGCACTCGGCGACGAAGTGGATCGGCGGCCACGGGACCTTCGTCGGCGGGGCGGTGCTCGAGGCGGGCCGCTTCGACTGGACCGACCCCAAGTTCCCCGCCTTTACGCAGCCCGACGGGCGCGGCCGCACCTACGTCTCGCGCGCGCCAAAGGCAGCCTTTACGCTGCGCGCGTACGACCTCGGGCTCTTTACCATGGGGATGACCCTCTCGCCCTACGCCGCGTCGCTGGCGCTGCAGGGTTTAGAGACGCTCCCCTTGCGGGTCGAGCGCGCGTGCGCCACGGCGCTCAAGCTCGCCCGCTGGCTTGAGCGCCAAGGCGCGGTGACGCGCGTGCTCTACCCGGGGCTCGAGTCGCACCCCTCGCACGCGGTCGCCGCGCGCACGCTCCGGCACGGCTTCGGCGCGGTGCTGTCGTTCGAGCTAGCGAGCGAGGCGCAGGCGCGGCGCTTTTTGGACCGCGTGCGGCTCGCCTCGCACCTGGCCAACATCGGCGACGCCAAAACGGTCGTCATCCACCCCTGGACGACCACCCACGCGAGCCTCCCCGAGAGCGCGCGCCGCGCGGCGGGGGTGACGCCCGAGCTGGTGCGGGTCTCGGTCGGTTTGGAAGCGCCCGCCGACCTCGAGGCCGACTTTTTGCGGGCGCTGTCGGGGTAG
- a CDS encoding O-acetylhomoserine aminocarboxypropyltransferase/cysteine synthase family protein has product MAYRFETLQIHAGHEVDATKDATRSRAVPIYQTTAYTFDDAEHAARLFALQEFGNIYSRIMNPTNEVLEKRIAALEGGAAALAVASGHAAEFLTLTTLAEAGDNIVASPNLYGGTVNLFTVTLPRLGIEVRFVGPDDRPEDYAARIDARTKALYCESIPNPSLALPEIPAIAEVAHAHGVAMVVDNTAGMGGYLYRPILHGADLVLHSATKWINGHGTGIGGLIVDAGRFDWAGGRYGRFTEPTASYGGLRYAEAFGPLAFIVRARVEGLRDLGPAMAPQNAFYFLQGLETLSLRAERHVANTEALAAWFAEQPGVRSVNYPGLPGHPHHDYARRHFPRGVGSVFTFELEGGREAGRTFLDAVTLASRLVNLGDAKTSVTHPASTTHAQLAPEALRAAGVSAGMVRVAVGLEHVDDLKEDFAQALAACREVVAP; this is encoded by the coding sequence ATGGCTTACCGCTTCGAGACCCTGCAGATCCACGCCGGCCACGAGGTCGACGCGACGAAAGACGCGACCCGCTCGCGGGCTGTGCCCATCTACCAAACCACCGCCTACACCTTCGACGACGCCGAACACGCCGCGCGCCTCTTTGCGCTGCAAGAGTTCGGCAACATCTACTCGCGCATCATGAACCCGACCAACGAGGTTCTCGAAAAGCGCATCGCGGCGCTCGAGGGGGGCGCGGCGGCGCTCGCGGTGGCTTCGGGGCACGCGGCGGAGTTTTTGACGCTCACCACCCTCGCCGAGGCGGGGGACAACATCGTGGCGTCGCCCAACCTCTACGGCGGCACCGTCAACCTCTTTACCGTGACCCTGCCGCGCCTAGGTATCGAGGTGCGCTTCGTCGGCCCCGACGACCGCCCCGAGGACTACGCGGCGCGCATCGACGCGCGCACCAAAGCCCTCTACTGCGAGTCCATCCCCAACCCCTCGCTGGCGCTGCCCGAGATCCCGGCGATCGCCGAGGTCGCGCACGCCCACGGGGTCGCGATGGTCGTGGACAACACCGCGGGGATGGGGGGCTACCTCTACCGGCCTATCCTACACGGCGCCGACCTCGTGCTGCACTCCGCGACGAAGTGGATCAACGGCCACGGCACCGGTATCGGCGGGCTCATCGTGGACGCCGGGCGGTTCGACTGGGCGGGGGGGCGCTACGGGCGCTTCACCGAACCCACCGCGTCGTACGGCGGTCTGCGCTACGCCGAGGCTTTCGGCCCGCTCGCCTTTATCGTCCGGGCGCGCGTCGAGGGGTTGCGCGACCTCGGGCCGGCGATGGCGCCGCAAAACGCCTTTTACTTCCTCCAGGGTTTAGAGACCCTCTCGCTGCGCGCCGAGCGCCACGTGGCGAACACCGAGGCGCTCGCCGCGTGGTTTGCCGAGCAGCCGGGGGTGCGGAGCGTCAACTACCCCGGGCTCCCCGGTCACCCTCACCACGACTACGCGCGGCGGCACTTCCCGCGCGGCGTCGGCAGCGTCTTTACCTTTGAGCTCGAGGGGGGCCGCGAAGCGGGGCGCACCTTTTTAGACGCCGTGACGCTCGCCTCGAGGCTCGTCAACTTGGGCGACGCCAAGACCTCCGTGACCCACCCCGCCTCGACCACGCACGCGCAGCTCGCCCCCGAAGCGCTCCGCGCGGCGGGCGTCTCCGCGGGGATGGTGCGCGTCGCGGTCGGCCTCGAGCACGTTGACGACCTCAAAGAGGACTTCGCGCAGGCGCTGGCGGCGTGCCGCGAGGTGGTCGCTCCGTGA